GGGTTTGGTGAGCGGGGCGTGCGAGCGGAGGACATCGCCGAGGCCGTGTCGGAGGAGGCTCGGGTCTACCTGGAGGCCGGTGTGCCGGTGGGGCACCACCTGGCGGACCAGCTCATGCTGCTGCTGGCACTGGCCCGAGGGGGCTCATTCCGGACCCTGCCGCTCGATGGGCATGCGCAGACGCAGATCGAGACGTTCGCACACTTCCTCGACGTGAAGGTCTCGGTCGAGGAGGTGTCACCGCAGGTGAGAGAGGTCTCGGTGCGGTGAAGGCACTCGTGTCTGCCTTCACGTGTCGAAGCGGAAGGGGGTCTCGCTGGCGGAAGCGCGTGTGGCGAATTGCTGGCGGAACTCGTTCAGCGCGGAGTAGGGGGCCGTCGGCAGAACATCCCGGAACTCCAGATGGGTCACGAGGCAGAAGAGCGTGACCTCCAGATAGCTCAGGTCCCGAGGCGGGAGTGCGGCGAGGATGGGCCTCGCGTTCTCCTCCAGCCAGGACATCATGTTGACCAGCGCCTGCCGCATTTTTGTGTGGTGGGTACTGCTGTCACTGGTGCCAGCGGCCTTGCCCATGATCAGCGACACTTCCGTCGACATGGCCTGAAGAACGAGCTCCTGCGCATTGGCAAGCAGCGGTTGGTCGAGGTCCTCGGGCCAGACCACGCGAGGCCTGGGGCTGGACCGGCGCCATAGCTCGCGACAGACATTGAGGGAGCCGAACCAGACACCTTGGGGCGTCTGCAAGCTCGGGATCTTGAGCGCGGGGTTGCCGCCGTAATCCTCCGCGGTAGGGGACATGAGATCTCGCACTACCCGCAGGGAGTAGTCGACGCGCATCTCTGCGGCGAAGATCCGCGTGACGCGCGTGAAGTGTGAGCTCGAGCGGCCGATGATGACGGGCCTGGCGAGTTCTTCTGACGTTGCTGGCATGCGTGTTCCTCCGATCCGGGGAGCGATACCTCGGCTCAAGGTCATCGTACTCGGGATGAATTGGAACAGGCCGTTGCCTCCACCCCCTGGGAGAGGAGATTCTCCCGTCCATGGAATCCAGGAGAATCAAGAGAATCGGTATGGTGGGTGGTGGTGCAATGGGGTGCGGTATCGCGCTCGAGTTCGCCACCGCTGGCCGGCAGGTGACGCTCTACAACAC
The sequence above is drawn from the Archangium gephyra genome and encodes:
- a CDS encoding glutathione S-transferase N-terminal domain-containing protein — its product is MPATSEELARPVIIGRSSSHFTRVTRIFAAEMRVDYSLRVVRDLMSPTAEDYGGNPALKIPSLQTPQGVWFGSLNVCRELWRRSSPRPRVVWPEDLDQPLLANAQELVLQAMSTEVSLIMGKAAGTSDSSTHHTKMRQALVNMMSWLEENARPILAALPPRDLSYLEVTLFCLVTHLEFRDVLPTAPYSALNEFRQQFATRASASETPFRFDT